Proteins encoded in a region of the Rhodococcus sp. SBT000017 genome:
- the sucD gene encoding succinate--CoA ligase subunit alpha, with the protein MSIFLNKDNKVIVQGITGGEGTKHTALMLKAGTQVVGGVNARKAGTTVKHVDADGNDIELPVFASVSEAMEKTGADVSIAFVPPAFSKDAIVEAIDAEIPLLVVITEGIPVQDSAYAWAYNVEKGKKTRIIGPNCPGIITPGEALVGITPANISGTGPIGLVSKSGTLTYQMMFELRDFGFSTAIGIGGDPVIGTTHIDAIEAFEADPETKIIVMIGEIGGDAEERAADYIKANVTKPVVGYVAGFTAPEGKTMGHAGAIVSGSLGTAQAKKDALEAAGVKVGKTPSETAALAREILESLSVK; encoded by the coding sequence ATGTCAATTTTTCTGAACAAGGACAACAAGGTCATCGTCCAGGGCATCACCGGCGGCGAAGGCACCAAGCACACCGCCCTGATGCTCAAGGCCGGAACCCAGGTCGTCGGTGGCGTCAACGCACGTAAGGCCGGAACCACGGTCAAGCATGTCGACGCCGACGGCAACGACATCGAACTCCCGGTCTTCGCTTCGGTTTCCGAGGCCATGGAGAAGACCGGAGCCGACGTCTCCATCGCGTTCGTGCCGCCGGCATTCTCCAAGGACGCCATCGTCGAGGCCATCGACGCGGAGATCCCGCTGCTCGTCGTCATCACCGAGGGCATCCCCGTGCAGGACTCCGCGTACGCGTGGGCCTACAACGTGGAGAAGGGCAAGAAGACCCGCATCATCGGACCGAACTGCCCCGGAATCATCACCCCCGGTGAGGCTCTCGTCGGCATCACGCCCGCGAACATCTCGGGAACCGGCCCCATCGGCCTGGTCTCCAAGAGCGGCACGCTGACCTACCAGATGATGTTCGAGCTCCGCGACTTCGGATTCTCGACGGCCATCGGCATCGGCGGCGACCCCGTCATCGGAACCACCCACATCGACGCCATCGAGGCATTCGAAGCGGACCCCGAGACCAAGATCATCGTCATGATCGGTGAGATCGGTGGCGACGCAGAAGAGCGCGCAGCCGACTACATCAAGGCCAACGTGACCAAGCCGGTCGTCGGCTACGTCGCAGGCTTCACCGCTCCCGAGGGCAAGACCATGGGCCACGCCGGCGCCATCGTCTCCGGCTCGCTGGGAACGGCGCAGGCGAAGAAGGACGCACTAGAGGCCGCAGGCGTCAAGGTCGGCAAGACGCCGTCCGAGACCGCTGCCCTCGCGCGCGAAATCCTGGAATCGCTGTCCGTCAAGTAG
- a CDS encoding DUF2200 domain-containing protein: protein MHRIFTTAFSSVYPHYVNKAERKGRTKAEVDEIIRWLTGFDQSALDRHLQAETTFDDFFAAADLNSNAELITGVVCGIRVENVEDPLMQKIRYLDKLIDELAKGKKMEKILRG, encoded by the coding sequence GTGCACAGGATCTTCACCACAGCCTTCAGCTCGGTCTATCCGCACTACGTGAACAAGGCCGAGCGCAAAGGCCGGACGAAAGCCGAGGTCGACGAGATCATTCGATGGCTCACCGGTTTCGACCAGTCGGCCCTCGACCGTCATCTGCAGGCCGAAACGACGTTCGACGACTTCTTCGCGGCGGCGGACCTCAACTCGAACGCGGAGCTGATCACCGGAGTCGTCTGCGGCATCCGCGTCGAGAACGTCGAAGACCCCCTGATGCAGAAAATCCGCTACCTGGACAAGCTGATCGACGAACTCGCCAAGGGCAAGAAGATGGAAAAGATTCTGCGCGGATGA
- a CDS encoding acyl-CoA dehydrogenase family protein, with product MTTTENRALTKSWPDAPTTAAGWISRAGEVAQLLAVDAVARDKGREIPAAEVQLLKDAGLVTLLGPIEHGGAGQDWPTAYQVVRTVAKADGSIGQLLGYHLLWFWAARLVGTPEQIEAVEADATKNKWFFGGAVNPRDNDVAVTDEGDTIVFDGSKTFSTGSRVSDVTVLEGALEGSTDHVFAIVPSNIEGLSFHDDWDNIGQRQTESGSVTIDKVRVSWASAAGFVDKAFQPRVYNTLNVPTIQLVFVNFYLGIARGALEEAASYTKGKTRAWLHSTVDKAVDEPYIIDIYGDLTSKLWAVEALADAVALEGRKIHDNAWNVTAEERGEHEVRVAAVKARATEVSLEITGAVFEALGARATASKYGFDRFWRNVRTHTLHDPVAYKRREVGRWVLTGELPEPTWYS from the coding sequence ATGACAACCACCGAGAACCGTGCCCTCACCAAGTCCTGGCCCGACGCCCCCACCACTGCAGCCGGATGGATTTCCCGCGCGGGTGAGGTGGCTCAACTCCTCGCAGTCGATGCCGTCGCTCGCGACAAGGGCCGCGAGATTCCCGCCGCCGAGGTGCAGCTGCTCAAGGACGCGGGCCTGGTCACCCTGCTCGGCCCCATCGAACATGGTGGCGCAGGCCAGGACTGGCCCACCGCGTACCAGGTCGTTCGCACCGTCGCGAAGGCCGACGGTTCCATCGGTCAACTGCTCGGCTACCACTTGCTGTGGTTCTGGGCCGCCCGGCTCGTCGGCACCCCCGAGCAGATCGAGGCCGTCGAGGCCGACGCCACCAAGAACAAGTGGTTCTTCGGCGGTGCCGTCAACCCTCGGGACAACGACGTCGCCGTCACCGACGAGGGCGACACCATCGTCTTCGACGGTTCCAAGACCTTCTCCACCGGCAGCCGCGTCTCCGACGTCACCGTGCTCGAAGGGGCACTCGAAGGCAGTACCGATCACGTGTTCGCGATCGTGCCCTCGAACATCGAAGGGCTGTCCTTCCATGACGACTGGGACAACATCGGCCAGCGGCAGACCGAGAGCGGCAGCGTCACCATCGACAAGGTTCGCGTCAGCTGGGCGAGCGCAGCAGGGTTCGTGGACAAAGCTTTTCAGCCGCGGGTCTACAACACCCTGAATGTCCCGACCATTCAGCTGGTGTTCGTCAACTTCTACCTCGGTATCGCCAGGGGCGCTCTCGAGGAGGCTGCGTCGTACACCAAGGGCAAAACCCGCGCGTGGCTGCACAGCACCGTGGACAAGGCCGTCGACGAGCCGTACATCATCGACATCTACGGCGATCTGACCTCCAAGCTCTGGGCCGTCGAAGCCCTCGCCGACGCAGTTGCGTTGGAAGGAAGAAAGATTCACGACAACGCCTGGAACGTCACCGCCGAAGAGCGCGGTGAGCACGAGGTGCGCGTCGCCGCGGTCAAGGCTCGCGCCACGGAGGTCTCGCTCGAGATCACCGGGGCGGTGTTCGAGGCGCTCGGCGCACGAGCGACGGCCAGCAAGTACGGCTTCGACCGCTTCTGGCGCAACGTGCGAACGCACACCCTGCACGATCCGGTCGCATACAAGCGACGCGAGGTCGGGCGCTGGGTTCTCACGGGCGAACTGCCCGAGCCGACCTGGTACTCGTAG
- the sucC gene encoding ADP-forming succinate--CoA ligase subunit beta — MDLFEYQAKELFAKHGVPTSAGRVTDTVAGATEIAEEIGKPVMVKAQVKVGGRGKAGGVKYSKDVAAATENAEAILGLDIKGHVVKKLLVAEASDIAEEYYISFLLDRTNRTYLAMCSVEGGVEIEVTAEENPDALARIPVDAVKGVDLAFAREIAEKGKLPAEVLDAAAVTIQKLWEVFINEDALLVEVNPLVRTPDDQILALDGKVTLDANADFRQAGHAEFEDKDAADPLEAKAKENDLNYVKLDGQVGIIGNGAGLVMSTLDVVAYAGEAHGGVKPANFLDIGGGASAEVMAAGLDVILGDEQVKSVFVNVFGGITACDAVANGIVGALQKLGDDANKPLVVRLDGNKVEEGRKILADAAHPLVTLAGTMDEGADKAAELAAK, encoded by the coding sequence ATGGATCTCTTCGAATACCAGGCGAAGGAATTGTTCGCCAAGCATGGCGTACCCACCTCCGCCGGTCGTGTCACCGACACGGTCGCCGGAGCAACAGAGATTGCCGAAGAAATCGGCAAGCCAGTAATGGTCAAAGCACAGGTCAAGGTCGGCGGCCGCGGCAAGGCCGGTGGCGTCAAGTACTCCAAGGACGTCGCAGCAGCCACCGAGAACGCAGAAGCGATTCTCGGACTCGACATCAAGGGCCATGTCGTCAAGAAGCTTCTCGTTGCAGAGGCCTCCGACATCGCCGAGGAGTACTACATCTCCTTCCTGCTCGATCGCACCAACCGCACCTACCTCGCAATGTGTTCGGTCGAGGGTGGCGTCGAAATCGAGGTGACGGCGGAGGAGAACCCCGACGCACTCGCACGTATCCCGGTCGACGCCGTCAAGGGCGTCGATCTTGCTTTCGCTCGTGAAATCGCCGAAAAGGGCAAGCTTCCCGCCGAGGTGCTCGACGCCGCTGCGGTGACCATCCAGAAGCTGTGGGAGGTCTTCATCAACGAAGACGCTCTCCTGGTCGAGGTCAACCCGCTGGTTCGCACCCCGGACGATCAGATCCTCGCCCTCGACGGCAAGGTCACGCTCGACGCCAACGCCGACTTCCGTCAGGCCGGCCACGCCGAGTTCGAGGACAAGGACGCAGCCGATCCCCTCGAGGCCAAGGCCAAGGAGAACGACCTCAACTACGTCAAGCTCGACGGACAGGTCGGCATCATCGGAAACGGTGCCGGACTGGTCATGTCGACCCTCGACGTCGTCGCATACGCGGGCGAGGCACACGGCGGCGTCAAGCCCGCCAACTTCCTCGACATCGGCGGCGGCGCTTCGGCCGAGGTCATGGCCGCGGGCCTCGACGTCATCCTCGGTGACGAGCAGGTCAAGAGCGTGTTCGTCAACGTCTTCGGCGGAATCACCGCATGCGACGCAGTAGCCAACGGCATCGTCGGCGCACTGCAGAAGCTGGGCGACGACGCCAACAAGCCGCTGGTCGTCCGTCTCGACGGCAACAAGGTCGAAGAGGGCCGCAAGATTCTCGCCGACGCCGCGCACCCGCTGGTGACGCTCGCCGGAACCATGGACGAGGGCGCCGACAAGGCCGCCGAGCTGGCAGCGAAGTAG
- the sfnG gene encoding dimethylsulfone monooxygenase SfnG — MSTEKITDAIKFAYWVPNVSGGLVTSTIEQRTSWDYEYNKKLAQTAENNGFEYALSQVRYEASYGAEFQHESTSFSLALLLATERLKVIAAVHPGLWQPAVLAKLGATADHLSNGRFAVNVVSGWFKDEFTHLGEPWLEHDERYRRSAEFLQVLRKIWTEDDVDFRGDFYRIHDFTLKPKPLNTPERPNPELFQGGNSSAAQENAGRYSDWYFSNGKDFDGVTEQLDNLRRVARDHRREVKFGLNGFIIARDSEKEARDTLREIIEKANKPAVEGFKGAVQQAGNSTGDKKGMWADSTFEDLVQYNDGFKTQLIGTPEQVAERIVAYRRRGVDLILGGFLHFQEEIEYFGAKVLPLVRELEAAESNDHELVASR, encoded by the coding sequence ATGAGCACCGAAAAAATCACCGACGCAATCAAATTCGCATACTGGGTACCGAACGTCTCGGGAGGCCTGGTCACCAGCACCATCGAGCAGCGCACCAGTTGGGATTACGAGTACAACAAGAAGCTGGCGCAGACGGCCGAGAACAACGGTTTCGAGTACGCCCTGAGTCAGGTTCGCTACGAAGCCAGCTACGGGGCCGAGTTCCAGCACGAGTCGACCAGCTTCTCGCTTGCGCTGCTGCTGGCCACCGAGCGGCTCAAAGTCATTGCCGCAGTTCATCCCGGGCTGTGGCAGCCGGCGGTCCTCGCCAAGCTCGGTGCCACAGCCGATCACCTCTCCAACGGCCGATTCGCCGTCAACGTCGTCAGTGGCTGGTTCAAGGACGAGTTCACCCATCTCGGTGAGCCATGGCTCGAGCACGACGAGAGATACCGTCGCAGTGCAGAATTCCTGCAGGTGCTGCGCAAGATCTGGACCGAGGACGACGTCGACTTCCGCGGTGACTTCTACCGGATCCACGACTTCACCCTCAAGCCGAAGCCGCTGAACACCCCCGAACGCCCGAACCCCGAACTGTTTCAGGGCGGCAATTCGTCTGCAGCGCAGGAGAATGCCGGACGGTACTCGGACTGGTACTTCAGCAACGGCAAAGATTTCGACGGCGTCACCGAACAACTCGACAATCTCCGACGCGTTGCACGTGATCACCGGCGTGAGGTCAAGTTCGGGCTCAACGGCTTCATCATCGCCCGAGACAGCGAGAAGGAAGCACGAGACACATTGCGCGAGATCATCGAGAAGGCGAACAAGCCCGCTGTCGAAGGTTTCAAGGGAGCGGTGCAACAGGCGGGCAATTCGACGGGCGACAAGAAGGGAATGTGGGCCGATTCGACGTTCGAGGACCTCGTTCAGTACAACGACGGCTTCAAGACCCAGTTGATCGGCACCCCGGAGCAGGTGGCCGAGCGAATCGTCGCCTACCGTCGCCGCGGCGTCGACCTGATTCTCGGCGGCTTCCTGCACTTCCAGGAGGAGATCGAGTACTTCGGGGCGAAGGTCCTGCCTCTGGTTCGGGAGCTCGAAGCTGCCGAGTCGAACGACCACGAGCTGGTTGCTTCCCGCTGA